A genome region from Hevea brasiliensis isolate MT/VB/25A 57/8 chromosome 7, ASM3005281v1, whole genome shotgun sequence includes the following:
- the LOC110671028 gene encoding uncharacterized protein LOC110671028, protein MARRRVKKTVKEAASSPESTVDGNHPQIEEKETQVPLIDQEVERQSAAIRAMRDVEIEHSLTGLRLLRSYFNEGQLQTPVLHFFKENLPNLSIIKNGKNAQFEVQWNDKDDNLSMSEAPGGRDLHASLLHRLSIAYSDCSVIPSLGGIELSSDAGNGEVFLSFFCANMRIDIWFLLVLSKMVCLIGGSGNQPVRCGRKCLLVKCLLDEKPETIADFLGTQATLGPDKKNFSISCLFSFCLDLAEEKYVLFLRFQLNVLEGPSDSQMLGDGLRTPGATSQRLSIGMTPKTLRLPKPGEMLLSVRGSPLGVYKEDNMEAIQESEEG, encoded by the exons ATGGCGAGACGAAGAGTTAAAAAGACGGTAAAAGAAGCTGCATCGTCACCTGAGTCAACTGTTGATGGTAATCACCCCcaaattgaagaaaaagaaaCACAAGTGCCATTGATAGATCAGGAAG TTGAGCGCCAAAGTGCTGCAATTAGGGCTATGCGTGATGTGGAGATTGAACATTCACTAACTGGGTTGCGTTTGCTTCGCTCCTATTTTAACGAGGGACAACTTCAAACCCCTGTTCtccacttcttcaaagaaaaccTTCCAAACTTGTCCATCATAAAAAATGGGAAGAATGCACAATTCGAAGTCCAATGGAATGATAAAGATGATAATTTATCTATGAGCGAAGCTCCTGGCGGAAGAGACTTGCATGCTTCTCTTTTACATCGTTTGTCAATAGCTTATTCTGACTGCTCTGTCATCCCATCTCTTGGTGGCATTGAATTATCAAGTGATGCAGGCAATGGCGAAGTTTTCTTGTCCTTTTTTTGTGCAAATATGAGAATTGACATTTGGTTTCTTTTGGTTTTATCTAAAATGGTTTGCTTGATTGGTGGCAGTGGGAACCAGCCTGTTAGGTGT GGAAGAAAATGTTTACTTGTAAAGTGTTTGCTGGATGAAAAACCTGAAACTATAGCAGATTTCTTGGGTACTCAAGCAACCCTTGGCCCTGACAAGAAGAATTTTAGCATTTCCTGCCTTTTCTCCTTCTGTCTTGATCTGGCAGAAGAAAAATATGTTCTCTTTTTGAGGTTTCAGCTCAAT GTTTTGGAAGGGCCATCTGATTCTCAGATGCTTGGGGATGGTCTGCGAACTCCTGGG GCGACCAGCCAGAGGTTGTCTATTGGGATGACACCCAAGACTCTAAGGCTGCCTAAACCCGGTGAGATGCTTCTCTCTGTGCGTGGCTCACCACTTGGCGTTTACAAGGAAGATAACATGGAAGCCATACAGG AGTCAGAAGAGGGTTGA
- the LOC110671046 gene encoding pentatricopeptide repeat-containing protein At2g22070, translating to MEISPSSSSSSDFYAFLLQTSLKSKDQSMGKPIHAQMIKLGLNFSVYLMNNLMNLYANSGYIIDAHDLFDEMPVKSTFSWNTILSGYAKLGKMGKARRLFDEIPDRDSVSWTTMIVGYNRMGLFESAIKMFVEMVKDKVTPTQFTITNVLSSCAALGALGIGRKAHSFIVKLGLSGYIPVGNSLLNMYAKAGDLVMAQIIFDRMRLRSISSWNIMISLYMRCGRVDLALAQFKQMNERDIVTWNSMIAGYNQHGLDNEALELFSNLLQDSTLKPDRFTLASILSACANVENLNLGKQIHGYIVRTEFDISGAVQNALISMYAKSGGLEIAQRVVEQSGTSDLDVIAFTALLDGYVKLGDITPARQIFDSLRDTDVVAWTAMIVGYIQNGLNDDAMELFRKMANEGPQPNSFTLAAMLSVSSGVASLNHGKQIHASAIRSGEDLSVSVGNALITMYAKTGSINGARKVFDLICWKKDTVSWTSMIIALAQHGLGEEAIELFEKMLVLSIEPDHITYVGVLSACTHVGLVEQGQSYFNLMARVHKIEPTLSHYACMIDMYGRAGLLQEAFNFIENMPVEPDVIAWGSLLSSCKVYKNVDLAKVAAERLLLIQPDNSGAFSALANVYSACGKWEDAAKTRKLMKDRGVKKEQGFSWLQIQNKVHVFGAEDGLHPQKDEIYKMMDKIWKEIKKMGFVPDTESVLHDLDVEVKDKLLKYHSEKLAIAFGLISTPENTTLRIMKNLRVCNDCHTAIKFISKVVGREIIVRDVTRFHHFKDGFCSCRDYW from the coding sequence ATGGAGATAtcaccttcttcttcttcttcttcagattTTTATGCCTTTCTCTTACAAACAAGCCTCAAATCCAAAGACCAATCAATGGgtaaaccaatccatgcccagatGATTAAATTAGGCCTCAACTTTAGTGTCTACTTAATGAACAACCTCATGAATTTGTACGCAAATTCTGGGTATATTATTGATGCCCACGACTTATTCGATGAAATGCCTGTGAAGAGCACATTCTCATGGAATACGATTCTCTCAGGGTATGCAAAACTGGGGAAAATGGGCAAGGCCCGTCGTCTGTTTGATGAAATACCTGATCGTGATTCTGTTTCATGGACTACAATGATTGTTGGTTATAATCGAATGGGTCTATTTGAGAGTGCAATAAAGATGTTTGTAGAGATGGTAAAGGATAAAGTTACACCTACCCAGTTCACGATTACTAATGTACTTTCTTCTTGTGCTGCTCTGGGGGCTCTAGGCATAGGTAGAAAGGCTCATTCTTTTATTGTTAAATTAGGGCTTAGTGGATATATTCCTGTAGGGAATTCACTTCTGAATATGTATGCTAAGGCTGGAGATTTGGTTATGGCTCAAATTATTTTTGATAGGATGAGATTGAGGAGCATTTCAAGCTGGAATATTATGATTTCGTTGTATATGCGTTGTGGTAGAGTTGACCTTGCCCTTGCACAATTTAAGCAGATGAATGAACGGGATATAGTTACTTGGAATTCAATGATTGCAGGATACAATCAGCATGGTCTAGATAACGAAGCACTAGAGCTATTCTCTAACTTGTTGCAGGATTCTACTCTGAAACCTGACAGGTTCACCTTAGCAAGCATTTTATCAGCTTGTGccaatgttgagaacttgaatctCGGGAAACAAATTCACGGTTACATTGTTAGGACAGAGTTTGATATATCTGGTGCAGTGCAAAATGCTTTGATCTCAATGTATGCAAAGTCTGGAGGGCTTGAAATAGCTCAAAGGGTTGTAGAGCAAAGTGGGACTTCAGATCTTGATGTTATAGCATTTACAGCCCTATTGGATGGATATGTCAAGCTCGGGGATATTACTCCAGCGAGACAGATTTTTGACTCATTGAGAGACACTGATGTCGTTGCATGGACAGCCATGATAGTAGGTTACATACAGAATGGCTTAAATGATGATGCTATGGAGCTTTTCAGAAAAATGGCTAATGAAGGACCTCAACCAAACAGTTTTACGCTAGCAGCCATGTTGAGTGTCAGTTCAGGTGTGGCTTCTTTGAATCATGGAAAACAAATTCATGCAAGTGCCATAAGATCAGGGGAAGATTTATCAGTTTCTGTGGGCAATGCACTGATCACAATGTATGCAAAAACTGGAAGCATCAATGGTGCACGGAAGGTATTTGATCTTATATGTTGGAAGAAGGACACTGTCTCTTGGACTTCCATGATTATAGCTTTAGCTCAACATGGTCTTGGAGAAGAAGCCATAGAGCTGTTTGAGAAGATGTTGGTACTCAGTATTGAGCCTGACCATATAACTTATGTTGGTGTGCTCTCCGCTTGTACACATGTAGGATTGGTGGAACAGGGCCAGAGCTATTTTAATTTGATGGCAAGGGTACACAAAATTGAGCCAACTTTAAGCCACTATGCATGCATGATTGACATGTATGGGCGTGCTGGGTTGCTGCAAGAAGCAtttaattttatagaaaatatgcCTGTTGAACCTGATGTTATAGCTTGGGGTTCACTGTTATCTTCTTGTAAGGTTTATAAAAATGTTGATCTGGCAAAAGTTGCTGCAGAGAGACTGCTACTTATTCAGCCTGACAACAGTGGGGCATTCTCTGCCCTTGCAAATGTGTACTCGGCTTGTGGAAAATGGGAAGATGCTGCTAAAACTAGAAAGTTAATGAAGGATAGAGGAGTGAAGAAAGAGCAAGGATTTAGTTGGCTTCAGATTCAGAACAAAGTTCATGTATTTGGTGCTGAAGATGGCCTTCACCCGCAGAAAGATGAAATATATAAAATGATGGACAAGATCTGGAAGGAGATAAAAAAGATGGGTTTTGTCCCAGACACTGAATCTGTATTGCATGACCTTGATGTAGAGGTGAAGGATAAGCTTCTTAAATATCACAGTGAGAAACTTGCCATCGCATTTGGCCTAATAAGTACCCCAGAAAACACCACCTTGAGGATTATGAAGAATCTCAGAGTCTGTAATGATTGTCACACAGCTATCAAATTTATCTCCAAGGTTGTGGGAAGAGAAATAATTGTGAGAGATGTTACACGTTTTCATCATTTTAAGGATGGTTTCTGTTCCTGCCGGGACTATTGGTAA
- the LOC110671047 gene encoding pentatricopeptide repeat-containing protein At4g02750 has product MCSRFCWRQFHSGCIRAQEAQQKLINNPQSLKLTNPIPNSYPSKKELSRKHKPSKNEFETTTGSDIVKLNMAITTHMRNGQCESALRVFNSMPSRSTVSYNAMISGYLLNGKFDLAREMFDKMPHRDFFSWNVMLSGYVRNKNLTAARALFEKMPKRDIVSWNAMLSGYAQNGFVDEAREIFEKMPFKNAISWNGLLAAYVHNGRIDDARRLFESKLDWDIVSWNCLMGGFLRRKRLADARRLFDKIPVKDEVSWNTMITGYAQNGELEEAQRLFEESPSRDVFTWTAMVSGFVQNGMLDKARSIFDRMPEKNSISWNAMIAGYVQCKMLDMANELFEAMPCRNISSWNTMITGYSQSGEVARARNLFDRMPLRDSISWSAMIAGYVQNGYSEEAVHLSVEMRRDGEKLNRSSFTCALTACANIAALELGKQLHGWLVKSGYQTGCFVGNALLAMYCKCGSIDEAHDAFQELSDKDLISWNTMIYGYARHGFGREALMVFESMKTMGVKPDDATMVGVLSACGHTGLVDKGTEYFYSMSQEYGITAKSVHYTCMVDLLGRAGRLDEAQNLMRNMPFEPDAATWGAVLGASRIHGNTELGEKAAEIIFKMEPDNSGMYILLSNLYAASGRWPDVSKMRLKMRDKGVKKVPGYSWLEVQTKIHTFTVGDCFHPEKDKIYAFLEEMYMKMKHEGYLSSIKMVLHDVEEEEKEQMLKYHSEKLAVAYGVLSVPTGRPIRVIKNLRVCEDCHNAIKYISKITGRLIILRDNNRFHHFKEGSCSCGDYW; this is encoded by the exons atgtgCAGTAGATTCTGTTGGAGACAGTTTCATAGTGGATGCATTCGCGCGCAGGAAGCCCAACAAAAACTCATCAACAATCCCCAATCACTGAAGCTCACTAATCCAATCCCAAACTCATATCCATCAAAGAAAGAATTAAGCCGAAAACACAAACCTTCTAAGAATGAATTCGAAACCACCACAGGCTCGGATATAGTGAAATTGAACATGGCTATCACAACCCACATGCGCAATGGCCAATGTGAATCCGCCCTTAGAGTATTCAACTCCATGCCCTCTCGAAGCACGGTCTCATACAATGCAATGATTTCTGGGTACTTACTGAATGGCAAGTTTGATCTTGCAAGAGAAATGTTTGATAAAATGCCTCATAGAGATTTTTTTTCTTGGAATGTGATGCTAAGTGGGTATGTGAGGAATAAAAATCTTACTGCTGCTCGTGCACTGTTTGAGAAAATGCCCAAAAGGGATATTGTCTCTTGGAATGCAATGCTGTCTGGGTATGCACAGAATGGGTTTGTTGATGAGGCAAGAGAAATTTTTGAAAAGATGCCGTTTAAGAATGCgatttcatggaatggtttgctGGCAGCATATGTGCACAATGGAAGGATAGATGATGCAAGGAGGTTGTTTGAATCAAAATTGGATTGGGACATTGTTTCTTGGAATTGTTTGATGGGTGGATTTTTGAGGAGGAAGAGGTTAGCCGATGCGAGGAGGCTTTTTGATAAGATCCCTGTGAAAGACGAGGTTTCATGGAATACTATGATTACAGGTTACGCACAGAATGGAGAGCTAGAAGAAGCACAGAGATTGTTTGAGGAGTCTCCAAGTCGGGATGTGTTTACATGGACAGCAATGGTTTCTGGATTCGTGCAAAACGGGATGTTGGATAAAGCAAGAAGCATTTTTGATAGGATGCCTGAGAAGAATTCAATTTCATGGAATGCAATGATTGCAGGGTATGTACAATGTAAAATGTTGGACATGGCAAATGAACTGTTTGAGGCAATGCCTTGTAGAAATATTAGTTCTTGGAATACAATGATCACAGGATACTCTCAGAGTGGGGAAGTAGCGCGTGCAAGGAATTTGTTTGATAGGATGCCTCTGCGTGATTCCATCTCTTGGTCAGCCATGATTGCTGGCTATGTTCAAAATGGTTATAGTGAAGAGGCTGTACATCTTTCTGTAGAAATGAGAAGAGATGGAGAAAAGTTGAACAGGTCCTCATTTACCTGTGCTTTAACTGCATGTGCCAATATTGCAGCTTTGGAGTTGGGGAAGCAATTGCATGGTTGGCTAGTTAAGTCTGGATACCAGACTGGATGTTTTGTGGGGAATGCTCTTCTTGCAATGTATTGCAAGTGTGGAAGCATAGATGAAGCACATGATGCATTCCAAGAACTATCAGATAAGGATTTAATCTCATGGAATACAATGATTTATGGTTATGCAAGGCATGGATTTGGTAGAGAGGCACTGATGGTTTTTGAGTCAATGAAGACAATGGGTGTCAAGCCCGACGATGCCACTATG gtTGGTGTGTTGTCTGCCTGTGGTCATACTGGCTTAGTAGACAAGGGAACTGAATATTTTTACTCAATGAGTCAAGAATATGGTATCACAGCAAAATCAGTACATTACACTTGCATGGTTGATCTTTTAGGTCGAGCTGGGCGCTTGGATGAGGCCCAAAATTTGATGAGGAACATGCCTTTTGAACCAGATGCCGCAACGTGGGGTGCTGTACTTGGTGCAAGCAGGATCCATGGCAATACTGAATTAGGTGAAAAGGCTGCTGAGATAATTTTCAAGATGGAGCCTGATAATTCAGGAATGTATATTCTTCTCTCAAATTTGTATGCAGCTTCAGGAAGATGGCCTGATGTTAGTAAGATGAGACTGAAAATGAGGGATAAAGGTGTGAAGAAGGTACCTGGGTATAGTTGGCTTGAAGTGCAAACTAAAATTCATACATTTACGGTTGGGGATTGTTTTCACccagaaaaggataaaatatatgcATTTCTAGAAGAGATGTACATGAAAATGAAGCATGAGGGATATTTATCCTCTATAAAAATGGTTTTACATGATGTGGAAGAGGAGGAAAAGGAGCAAATGCTCAAGTATCACAGTGAGAAATTGGCTGTAGCATATGGGGTTCTTTCTGTGCCTACTGGAAGACCTATTCGTGTGATAAAAAATTTGCGGGTCTGTGAAGATTGTCACAATGCCATCAAATATATATCCAAGATCACAGGAAGGTTGATCATCTTAAGAGATAATAATCGCTTTCACCACTTCAAAGAAGGTTCTTGTTCTTGTGGGGATTATTGGTGA
- the LOC110671027 gene encoding pentatricopeptide repeat-containing protein At4g39620, chloroplastic, translating to MPLNLSPHSLQLTTLKSSSFTQHFSQILNPTLLWSQQKHLRRTHISCVSTRPKKKAVPISEKSEAEELVRVLMRSFTDKVPLVRTMDKYVRILRTEHCFLLFEELGKRDKWLQCLEVFRWMQKQRWYIPDSGVYSKLISVMGKKGQTRMAMWLFSEMRNSGCRPDTSVYNALITAHLHSKDKAKALSKALSYFEKMKGMERCQPNVVTYNILLRAFAQAQNVNQVNALFKDLDQSIVSPDIYTFNGMMDAYGKNGMIREMESVLSRMKSNQCKPDIITFNLLIDSYGKKQDFDKMEQVFKSLLHSKEKPTLPTFNSMIMNYGKARQKEKAEGVFQKMTKMKYTPSFITYESLIMMYGFCDSVSNARDIFDDMVESGKEIKVSTLNAMLDVYCMNGLPMEADLLFDSARSFGVLPDSSTYKLLYKAYTKANMKELVQKLLKHMDRDGIVPNKRFFLEALGAFKSIPATSNSATLATGSGSQQSYAKT from the exons ATGCCACTGAATCTATCGCCACACTCTCTGCAACTCACCACTCTCAAATCTTCTTCCTTCACCCAGCACTTTTCGCAAATTCTCAATCCTACTCTTCTATGGAGTCAGCAGAAACATCTCCGCCGTACCCACATCTCATGCGTCTCGACGCGACCCAAGAAGAAAGCGGTTCCCATCAGCGAGAAATCGGAGGCCGAAGAGTTGGTTCGGGTTCTCATGAGGAGTTTCACTGATAAAGTGCCGTTGGTGCGGACAATGGATAAGTATGTGAGAATATTAAGGACTGAACATTGTTTTTTGCTTTTTGAAGAGCTTGGCAAGCGTGACAAATGGCTTCAGTGCCTTGAG GTGTTCAGATGGATGCAGAAACAACGTTGGTATATACCTGATAGTGGTGTTTATTCGAAGTTGATATCAGTTATGGGGAAGAAAGGTCAAACTCGGATGGCTATGTGGCTTTTCTCTGAGATGCGTAATAGTGGGTGCCGGCCAGACACTTCAGTTTATAATGCACTGATCACTGCCCACCTCCACTCCAAGGATAAAGCAAAGGCTTTGTCCAAAGCTCTTAGTTACTTTGAGAAAATGAAAGGTATGGAACGATGTCAGCCTAATGTCGTGACTTACAATATTCTTTTGAGAGCTTTTGCTCAAGCTCAAAATGTGAATCAAGTTAATGCTTTGTTTAAAGATCTTGACCAAAGTATTGTTTCCCCTGATATATATACTTTTAATGGTATGATGGATGCCTATGGCAAAAATGGAATGATAAGAGAAATGGAATCTGTACTTTCTCGGATGAAAAGTAATCAATGTAAACCTGATATTATTACATTTAATTTGCTGATTGACTCTTATGGAAAGAAACAAGATTTTGATAAGATGGAGCAGGTTTTTAAGAGCCTGTTGCATTCCAAAGAGAAACCAACTTTGCCTACTTTCAATTCCATGATAATGAACTATGGGAAGGCACGGCAGAAAGAGAAAGCAGAGGGTGTTTTTCAAAAGATGACCAAAATGAAATACACACCAAGTTTCATCACATATGAGAGTCTTATCATGatgtatggattttgtgactctgTTTCAAATGCTAGGGATATTTTTGATGATATGGTTGAATCTGGAAAGGAGATCAAAGTTTCAACCTTAAATGCCATGCTTGATGTTTACTGTATGAATGGTTTGCCAATGGAAGCAGATTTACTATTTGACAGTGCTCGAAGTTTTGGGGTGCTACCTGATTCATCAACATATAAACTCCTTTATAAGGCTTACACTAAAGCCAACATGAAGGAGCTCGTTCAGAAACTGCTAAAACATATGGATAGAGATGGTATTGTCCCCAATAAGAGGTTCTTCCTGGAAGCTTTGGGAGCTTTTAAGTCTATACCAGCAACTTCAAATTCTGCCACTCTTGCCACTGGTTCAGGAAGTCAACAGAGTTATGCTAAGACTTAG